CTCTGCGGGCGCGGCCAAGACGCTGAAGAAGGCCGGCTTCGAGAAGGTGTACTGGCTCGAAGGCGGCGTGGCCGCCTGGCAGATGGCCGAGCTACCACTGATCAAGGGCCGCTGATCCGCCTTGTGCGGCAACCGGCACGCCCCCATTGCTGGCGTGAGAGACTCGCGCTTTCACGTCTGCATCACTCAACGCTGCATCCACCGAACCGTTTCTGGAGTTAGGAATGTCCGACGAAATCCTCAACGGCGCCGCTGCGCCGGCCGACGCCGCTGCTGGTCCCGCCTTCACCATCGAAAAGATTTACGTCAAGGACGTGTCCTTCGAATCGCCGAACGCACCGGCAGTGTTCAATGACGCCAATCAGCCCGAGCTGCAGCTGAACCTCAACCAGAAGGTACAGCGCCTCAACGACAACGCGTTCGAAGTCGTGCTGGCCGTGACCCTGACCTGCACCGCTGGTGGCAAGACCGCCTACGTGGCCGAAGTGCAGCAGGCCGGCGTGTTCGGCCTGGTCGGCCTGGAGCCGCAGGCGATCGACGTGCTGCTCGGCACCCAGTGCCCGAACATCCTGTTCCCGTACGTGCGCACCCTGGTCAGCGACCTGATCCAGGCTGGTGGCTTCCCGCCGTTCTACCTGCAGCCGATCAACTTCGAAGCCCTGTACGCAGAAACCCTGCGTCAGCGTCAGAACGAAGGCACCTCGCTGGCCGATTCCGAGCCGGCTGGCAACGCCTGAGCTGCGGTTGCGCCGATGAGCGATTGGACCCACAAGATCGCCGTTCTCGGCGCCGGTTCCTGGGGCACGGCCCTGGCCGCGCTGCTCGCCAGGCACGGTCATCCGACCGTACTCTGGGGCCGCGATGCGGCGATGGTGGATACCATCGACCTCACCCACGAGAACGTGCGTTACCTGCCCGGCATTGCGCTGCCCGACAGTCTGCGTGCCACCACCGACCTGCAGGCGGCCGTCGCCGACGCCACCTGGATTCTGGTGGTGGTGCCCTCGCATGCCTTCACCGAAACGATCCGGCTGATCGCTCCGTTGCGTCCGGCCAACGCTGGCGTGGCATGGGCGACCAAGGGCTTTGAACCGGGTTCCGGACGCTTCCTGCATGAAGTGGCGCGCGATCTGCTCGGCCCGGCGGTTCCGCTGGCCGTGGTGACCGGGCCGTCCTTCGCCAAGGAAGTCACGCTCGGCCTGCCGACCGCCATCACCGTGCACGGCGACGATGCCGCGTTTGCGCAGGTCGTGGCCGATGCGATGCATGGCCCCACCTTCCGCGCCTACACCGGCGATGACATGGTGGGTGCCGAACTGGGCGGCGCGATGAAGAACGTGCTGGCCGTGGCCACCGGTGTGGCCGACGGCATGCAGCTTGGCCTCAACGCCCGCGCCGGTTTGATCACGCGGGGCTTGAACGAGATGCTGCGTCTGGCCGCGGTGATCGGTGCGCGCCCGGAAACCCTGATGGGGCTGGCCGGGTTGGGCGATCTGGTACTCACCTGCACCGGCGATCTGTCGCGCAACCGACGGCTGGGCCTGGCGTTGGGCCGCGGGCAGAGTTTGAACGATGCGATCCGCGAGATCGGCCAGGTGGTCGAGTCGGTGCAGACCGCCGACGAAGTCATGCGCCAGGCCGAGCAGCACGGCATCGAACTGCCGATCTCCAATGCCGTACGCGCGGTCCTGCATGGCGAGATCACGCCGGAGGCCGGTTTGCAGGGCCTGCTGGCACGCGAGCGCAAGCCCGAGTATCCGCAGACCTTGTTTACCTGATCAGCTGCATGCCGCTGGCGGCACGTGATTGATGTACACAGAACGCCCGGCATTGCCGGGCGTTTTGTTTGGCGTAGCGTAATGGTGTCGATTGCTGCGGCGCGCCCGCAAGGACAGCAGGAGCCCGCCCTGGCGCATTTCCTCGCTGCCTCGGTGGCGAGCGCACATCAGTGATGCCAGCGTGCTGCGTGCCCACGCGCTGCGGGTTGCCGTTTCGCCCCGGGGGCGCGATGGCGCTTCCGCCCGGTTGGCATTGGACATGCCGGCCAGTGGCTAATTGCCGGGAACATAGGCGATGCCGGAGACGCTTAGCCGCCGCGCAGCAAGGCAGCATCGCCACCGATCGCCCAAAAAAGAAGCCCGGTCGGGGGACCGGGCTTCCGATGCAACGCGGGAGAGAGAGTCGCGTTGCAGTCGAACGTACGGCTTACCAGCTGAAGCGCGGGCCAACCGACCATTCCTTGTTGCCGTCGCCATCCATACGGATGTCGCCGTTGATGCCCCAGTTCTGGTTCAACTTCACCTGGGCGCCAAGGCGGCCGTAGAAGTTGTCGCCGATGTCGATGCCACGCTTCTTGGAGAAGTCTTCGTAGCCAGCCAGGGCATAGACTTCGAAGTGTTCGCCGAAGGCGTTACGCAGACCGGCTTCCACGCTGTAGCCGTCGAAGCTGATGTTCGGGGTGTCCAGGTCCAGCTTGCGGTACGCAACGCGCGCAACGAAGTCGGTGCTGGTGGCGATCTCGTGGTTGTAGCCCACACCCACGCCCCACTGCTGGAAGTCGGAGTTGGAGCTTTCGAACACGTTGTCGTTGTCGTCGGCGTTCTGCTTGCTGTAGTCACCGAACACGTGGAAGTTCGGAGCAACGGCGTACGAAGCCTTCAGGCCCCAACCGTCTGCATCGCGACCTTCGGTCGGGGTGCGTACATAGTCGCCTTCGACGAAGTTGTAGGAGAGGTTTTCGGCAGCGGAGGCCGCAAACGGCAGGGCAGCGAGAAGGCCGAGGGCCAGCAGAGAAGTCTTCATGATCGAGGTACCTGTACTTATTGGTTTGGGCCGGCGCTGAGGCGGATGCCGTTCGCTGCCGAGATGTAAATTCTCCGTTATTCGATGGAACGCGACATGAATTCTGGACTGAGCAGTTGATGAATCATCGCGCCAGATTCAGCTGCGCTTTCTTGTGTTGCACCCCAGTAGTGATGGGGCAAAGACCAATTGTGACGAACTTCCCAACACTGGATCCGGAGCCGTACAGCTAAACTCTTTACGCCTAAGCGGGATAGGCAATGTGGGCTGATGACTTCCAGTGAAGGGTGCACGATGACAACGCAAGACACAGCAAAACTACTTGGACACGTCGCGCAGGAGATGCTGGCCGGCAACGATGAAGAGTCGTTTGCAATGCTCCGGGGCTTACTTGAGCAAGACCCGGGGTGCGCCGAAGCCCATTACCTGCTTGGCGCGCAGCATGCGCAGCTGGGCGAGATGGATCTTGCAGAGCAGGCGTTCATGCGCGCCTTGCAGTTATCGCCAGGGCTGACGATGGCTCGTTTCCAGCTGGGCCAGCTGTTGCTGGTCACTGGACGTAACGCCGAAGCCACGCAGCTACTGGCGCCGTTGACCGAATCTGCTGACGCGATAGGTAGTTATGCCACTGGCCTAATCTCCATTGCCAATCAGCAAATTGACCTTGCGATATCGCAATTGCAGATGGGCCTGGCGCAGGCTCAGCCACTTGAAGCGCTGCAGATGGATATGCAGGCTCTGGTACACATGCTGGGGAGCAGCGGAACGGCGCAGGGGGGCAAGCCGGGCGAGGTCGCCGATACCTTGCCGGGCGCATCCATGCTGTTGTCCAACTACAACCGCTACAACTGATCCATATGGAACTGGGACGTCTTTCGCCGACTGCCGCATTGATCGCCGCGATACGCGGTCAGTCAACGCGAGGGGGGCGCGCCATCGTCCAGGCGGACACCGCGGACCGTAAAAAGGATGTCACCAGCGCCGGCCAGATCAGATCGACCGATCAACTCGAGCGTCAGTTGCTGGAGATCGTGCGAGATGTCCGCCATGACGACAAGGCGGAGCTACGTCGCGTGCGCCCGTTGCTGATACGGCAGGTATTGCTCTGGGAATTTGGACAGGCATTTCGCGAGCATCCGGAGTGGGCACCGATCATGCAGCGCATCGAAGCCGCACTTGAGGCGGCCGACCCGGACGGACAGGGATTCGCCGGGCTTGTGCGGTCGATGCAACGCAAGAGCTGACGCCGCGTGCCTGCTCACGATTTGACAGCGGCGCGCATCGCCCCATGGACGGCGCACGGCATTGTCTTTCCGATGGAGGGGGCGCACGCGGGCGACCTGGTGATGGCGCTGCCCGCCATCGGTGCAGCGCTGCAGCTAGGGCCGGTTGCCGTCGTCGGGCTGCGGCCTGCCTATTACCGCGCACTGCGACGGTTGCCAGTTCACTTCCGGTTTCACGCCGACGGTGGTCGGGTGCTCAGGCCGCAATGGCGAGCGAATGTGCACCCCACCGATGTCTGGCTTCAGAGCCTGCCTGGCGATGCGCTGCCGGTGAGGATGGATATTCCTACCGATGATGGCCCATGGGTTTCGCATCTGATGCCGGAAGGAACGTGGGTCATGTTGAGCCCATGGGCAGATTTTGCGCCCAAACGATGGGATCCAGAACGCTGGCGCGCGCTTGCCGACCACGTTGCCAAACGGGGATTTTCAGTTGCGGTGTCTGGTCCGCCACAGGCACAGGCGCTGGCTGACTACATCGCGGGCGATTTGCACGTCAATCTGGTGGGCATGGATACCCCGGACAACTGGCCGGCACTGCTCCGACGCGCTGACCTGGTGGTATCGGTGGACAGCGGCCCGCTGTATTTCTGCGATGCAATGCGCATCCCTGTCGTCGGATTGCATGGGCTGACGCGGTTGAGCGAGGCCGGGCCTTACTGGGACAACAGCTTGTGCGTTGAAGCTGGCGGAATGGACGCAGTCACGCTTGATGCGGTAATTGCCGCCTTCGAGCGCTGGTCAGCGGGTCTGGAACCTGCCTCGACGCCGCCTCAGCCATTGCAGGAATAAATTGCCGCCGGCCCTAAACTAATTTTCGTGGCCCGGGATTGTATGGGAGTAACGGCGCAAGAACGCCGACCGACAATCCATTAGGAGCTAAGGGCATGGTGGCAGTGTTTACGGGCAATGGACTGGGGCTGTTCGATAGCTCTCTGGCTGCCCTTGGGGCGACAACCGGTGGTGCCGCCTCGCTGGGTCAAGGACGTGACCGGCAATACGTCAACGTGGCCCAGGGCAATCTGGTACTCCAGGCGGCTGACGAGCACTTGAATTTTCGCGGTCTGTCGGTTGGATTGAACCGAACCTATAACAGTCTCGGGCAGCTATCGGATGTCGGAGCCGACGGTTGGCTGACAGGGTTCGAGCGCAAGGTCAGCCTGGTCGGCACCCTCAACGCCGCTGGCTCGCGCCTGCGCCTGCAGCAAGGCGACGGCAGCACTACCGAGTTCCAGTACGACACCACCACGCGCCGTTACCTGTCCACAGCCGGTACGGGTGCGCACGACACCCTCTCCTGGGATGGCGAATCCAAAACATGGACCCTCACCGAGGGGAGTACACGCCGCCAGGAAATCTTCGCCGACCATGCCGATGCGCTCGCGCAGGGACGATTGCTGCGCATCATCGCCGGAACGACCGATGGAAGCGCACCCGCCGCCTTCGATGTGGTGTACGACGTGGATGGCCGCATCGGCGCGGTTGTGCAGGCCGATGGAGCCAGTAACAGCGATGCGCTCGTGTTCTCGTACGACGCGCAAGGCCGCCTTGCATCGGTGGGTACGCGCCAGGCAGGCGTCATCCAGCATCAGATCGGGTATGAGTATGATCTCCAGGGGCGCTTGACCGCGGTCGTGACGGATCTGACGCCGCAGGACGATAGCGACAACGTCTGGAACACCACGGACCGCGCGGCCAACGATGGCCACCTGTTCCGTACCGAGTACAGCTATGTCGATGCGACCAGTCTGAAGATCGCATCCGTACGCCAGAGCGATGGCGTTGTTACCCGTTACACCTATCAAGGCGATGGACGTCTGGCAAGCGTCGCCTATGGTGAAGGCGCACAGGCGCAGGCCTATACGCTGACCTACGCCAGCGATCAGCGTCAGACCGACATCACCGATGCAGCAGGGCGCAGCTGGAGCTATCGCTTCGACGCCTCCGGCCAGTTGCTGGAAGTCCTCGCCCCGCCGCTGGGCGGCCAGCGCGACGTCACCAGCTACACCTACGACGCGTCGGGAAATCTGCTTTCGACCCGGCAGGTGCGTGGCAGTGCCGTGCTCACGCAGGTCATTTATATCTACGATGCCAGCGGTAACCTGCTACGCGAGACCAACAAGGCCGGCGAAGTCACGATTCGTGCGTATTCGGCGCAGAACCAGCTGCTTTCCGAAACCCGCTATCTCGCCGGCACGACCAATTTCAGCACCGCCGAGCCCCCCGTCGCGGGAGCGCTACGCACGCGCTACGTCTACGACAGCCAGGATCGTCTTCGCTTCGTCGTCGATGCAGAAGGCCGTGTGAGTGCGTTGGAGTATGCGAGCAGCGGCACAGGAATCGGTCAGTTGGCGAGCAGGCGCAGCTTTGCTGACGCAAGCTACGTCGGCACGGTCTATACCGAGGCAGCGCTGCAGGCCTGGTCGGCGCCCTTGCTCGCAGAGAGCGGCTTGGTGGAATACAGCTACGATCCGAATGGACGCCTGGCGCTCACGGTGGCCTTTGCCCAGGTCGATGCCAGCGGTGCAGGTGTGCGCGATCAAGCCACGCTGACCACATTGTCCACTTACGATGGCCAGGGATTGTTGCTGCGCAAGGCCACCGTGCGCGGCACCACGGACGCTCCGGTGCTGAGCGAGATCGTGGACTACTCCTATGATGGCATGGGCCGTCTACTGGGCACGGTGCAGAGCCCAGGAGCGGGCGCTGGCTCGACTGCTCCAGTAGACCCCGTAGATCCCGCAGATCCGGTTGATCCGCCAATTGCCCCGCCGCTAACCCGCACAACCACGTACCAGTATCTGGATAGTGCGGGACGCATTGCCATCGCGCAGACTGCTGGCGCAACGCAGATCCAGGTGCGAGACAGCGCAGGGCGGATCACGACGACGACGTTGGAAGATCCCACCAGCGTGGACGCCGCGCGCACGCAACGCTACATCTATGATGCTGCAGGCCTGCTGCGTGCATCCGAAGATGCGTTGGGTGGGCGTGTATACCAGTTCTACGATGAAAAGGGCCGGCTGGCGGCGCAAGTCGATGCCACGGGCACCGTCATCGGCTATAGCTACGACGGCGCGGACCGGGTGGTCGCCACCACGACGTACGCAAATCGCGTCACGACCTCAAACTGGCTGGTGGACGGAGCCGTGGTCCCGGCCATGGTGTCGCAGATCGGGCTGCAGACAGACAGCGTCAACGACCGCGTCGCCCGTCGTAGCTACGACGACGCAGGTCGGGTACTGACCGAGACCAGTGCGGTCGGTACGGTGACTCGCTATGCGTACGATGGCGTCGGGCGCCTGATCACCGCCACGATCGGCACCGGGGCCACGGCACGGGTGACACGTAACTTCTACGATGCTTCGGGCCTGCTCACAGCGACGCTGGATGCCGAAGGCTTCCTGGTCGAACGCGGCTACGACAAGGCGGGAAGGCTGATTCGCACCATCGCCTATGCAACAGCCACAACGGCTAGCCTGCGCGCCGCCGGCACGCTACAGCAGCTACGTCCAGCAGCCGCAGACGGGGATCAGACCACTCGCCTGTTCTATGACGGACTCGGGAATCTGGTCGGCCAGCTCGATCCGGAAGGCTACGTCACCGAGTACGTCTTTGACGAGGATGGCAATAGTCGTGCGACGTTGTCGTACTACAAGCAGGTACCGGAGGCGTCCCGCACGGGCGACTGGGCAAGCATTCGCGGGCAGGTTGCCGCGGTAGCGGATGAAGCTGCCTATCGGCAGCAGCGTCGGCAGTTCAATGGCATGGGTCAGCTGGAGACCGAGGTCTCCACTAGTGGTCTGGTGACGCGCTACACGTACGATGCGGCGGGTCGTCTGGCGCAGGCCATCAGTGAAGACCGCCGTACAAGCGAGTGGGGATGGGAGATCGTCAAGACGCGGGAAAATAACCGCTTCTATAACGCGTTTGGTGAGTTGGTCACTGAGCTCGATGGTGCTGGCTCGGAGAGACTGGTCGATGCGCAGTCAGAACAGGAGCGTCAGGAGCTGATTGCCCGTTACGCAACGCATTATCAGTACGATGCGCTGGGTCGCATGATCCGCAGCACCAATCCCAACGGGGTCGCGACATGGTTTGTCCATGATGCCGAGGGGCGCCTGCGCTACACCGCGCAGGGCATGTCCAGTGCGGAAGGCATCAAGAACGCACAGGCCGAAGTCACCGAGTGGCGTTACAACGCTTTTGGTGATCAGACGGAGCAGATCCGCTATGTCGGCCGCCTGCAGTTGGCCGTGCCCGACAGCCGTCAGAGCCTCCTGGATGCACTCGGTACACTATCTTTCACGGCCGCAAACGACGCGCGCCAACAATTTACCTATAACGCAAACGGTCAGGTCATCACGGCGACCGACACGCTCGGTGTACGCACGCTGCAGACCTACAACGTGTTTGGTCAACTGGAGCGGATCGAGCGCGCAGCCGGCACGCCGCGTGGCACGGTCACGACCTACAGCTACGATCGTCGCGGTCTGCAGTTGCAGACTGTGCAGGACGCTGGAACGCGACGGCTCAACTTGACGCAGAGCGTTCGCTACGACGCGTTTGGACGCGCCGTCAGCCAAACCGACGAGCGTGGTGGTATCAGTAGCTTTGCATACGACAGGAACGGCAGGCTCATCCAGACATCCCGCCAGGTAGGGGGGCGCGATGAAACCACGACCACTCGCTATGACGCGTTTGCGCGCGCGTTGGAGATTACCGACGCAACCGGCAACACAGCACGCTTCACCTACGACGATGCGGCGCTGGAAGTAAAGATGACATCCGCATTGGGTGTGGTCACCCGATCGCATTACACCAAGTTTGGCGAGCTGCGGCAGGTGGGTGGTGCCAAGCCGGCGAGTTACGACTACGACGCGAATGGCAGGCTGGCTTCCTGGCGAGATGGCTCAATTTACAAGAGTCGGGAATACGACGATGCCGGTAGGCTTATTTCTACCGAAGAAGGAGACAAGCACTTCGCTTATAAATATGACGATGC
The window above is part of the Xanthomonas campestris pv. badrii genome. Proteins encoded here:
- a CDS encoding NAD(P)H-dependent glycerol-3-phosphate dehydrogenase, with amino-acid sequence MSDWTHKIAVLGAGSWGTALAALLARHGHPTVLWGRDAAMVDTIDLTHENVRYLPGIALPDSLRATTDLQAAVADATWILVVVPSHAFTETIRLIAPLRPANAGVAWATKGFEPGSGRFLHEVARDLLGPAVPLAVVTGPSFAKEVTLGLPTAITVHGDDAAFAQVVADAMHGPTFRAYTGDDMVGAELGGAMKNVLAVATGVADGMQLGLNARAGLITRGLNEMLRLAAVIGARPETLMGLAGLGDLVLTCTGDLSRNRRLGLALGRGQSLNDAIREIGQVVESVQTADEVMRQAEQHGIELPISNAVRAVLHGEITPEAGLQGLLARERKPEYPQTLFT
- a CDS encoding diffusible signal factor-reguated Ax21 faimly virulence factor yields the protein MKTSLLALGLLAALPFAASAAENLSYNFVEGDYVRTPTEGRDADGWGLKASYAVAPNFHVFGDYSKQNADDNDNVFESSNSDFQQWGVGVGYNHEIATSTDFVARVAYRKLDLDTPNISFDGYSVEAGLRNAFGEHFEVYALAGYEDFSKKRGIDIGDNFYGRLGAQVKLNQNWGINGDIRMDGDGNKEWSVGPRFSW
- the secB gene encoding protein-export chaperone SecB; translation: MSDEILNGAAAPADAAAGPAFTIEKIYVKDVSFESPNAPAVFNDANQPELQLNLNQKVQRLNDNAFEVVLAVTLTCTAGGKTAYVAEVQQAGVFGLVGLEPQAIDVLLGTQCPNILFPYVRTLVSDLIQAGGFPPFYLQPINFEALYAETLRQRQNEGTSLADSEPAGNA
- a CDS encoding glycosyltransferase family 9 protein, encoding MPAHDLTAARIAPWTAHGIVFPMEGAHAGDLVMALPAIGAALQLGPVAVVGLRPAYYRALRRLPVHFRFHADGGRVLRPQWRANVHPTDVWLQSLPGDALPVRMDIPTDDGPWVSHLMPEGTWVMLSPWADFAPKRWDPERWRALADHVAKRGFSVAVSGPPQAQALADYIAGDLHVNLVGMDTPDNWPALLRRADLVVSVDSGPLYFCDAMRIPVVGLHGLTRLSEAGPYWDNSLCVEAGGMDAVTLDAVIAAFERWSAGLEPASTPPQPLQE
- a CDS encoding tetratricopeptide repeat protein, whose product is MTTQDTAKLLGHVAQEMLAGNDEESFAMLRGLLEQDPGCAEAHYLLGAQHAQLGEMDLAEQAFMRALQLSPGLTMARFQLGQLLLVTGRNAEATQLLAPLTESADAIGSYATGLISIANQQIDLAISQLQMGLAQAQPLEALQMDMQALVHMLGSSGTAQGGKPGEVADTLPGASMLLSNYNRYN